The following proteins come from a genomic window of Diprion similis isolate iyDipSimi1 chromosome 8, iyDipSimi1.1, whole genome shotgun sequence:
- the LOC124408606 gene encoding uncharacterized protein LOC124408606, with product MTAARVLRVAYSACGSVSSSPTTFTPSNLLSTSNTALRATALRSIVTFSLFLTIFPARKTRGHDLSWNIQGGRNNGVDVPLLLGDPVCPPPSPSCTSSVYSPGFRAEFEEASLGLVRMYTRHAGMRTPRPRSWQNEKVQCRACSACPEDVRPIIRLPLIFKEKEGRGPGFIYIAIARVTVRPWRFSFCHRNIKFLRVVQLL from the exons ATGACTGCAGCGAGAGTATTACGAGTGGCTTATAGTGCGTGTGGTTCGGTTTCCTCTTCTCCAACTACGTTCACTCCGTCTAATTTGTTATCAACATCAAACACAGCTCTCCGGGCTACCGCACTGCGGTCAATCGTCacattttccttatttcttaCAATATTTCCA GCACGAAAAACCCGAGGTCACGACCTGTCCTGGAATATCCAGGGGGGCAGAAACAATGGGGTGGACGTCCCGCTGCTCTTAGGCGACCCTGTTTGCCCCCCTCCTTCTCCTTCCTGCACGAGTTCGGTTTACTCGCCAGGTTTTAGAGCCGAATTCGAAGAGGCAAGTCTAGGGCTCGTGCGTATGTACACCCGGCATGCTGGAATGCGAACCCCTCGACCAAGGAGTTGGCAAAATGAGAAAGTCCAGTGTCGAGCTTGCTCAGCGTGTCCGGAAGATGTTAGACCGATCATTCGATTGCCTCTAATATTTAAGGAGAAAGAGGGACGTGGACCcggttttatttatatagCGATTGCGCGTGTAACCGTTCGACcctggagattttcattttgCCATAGGAATATTAAATTCCTTAGAGTTGTCCAACTCCTGTAG